Proteins encoded in a region of the Variovorax sp. PAMC 28711 genome:
- the dinG gene encoding ATP-dependent DNA helicase DinG has protein sequence MSSLEWAASALQAFDGVVQASQGFRSRAGQRRMAEQVARTLASATLGKARSEDESEDDGPADPPVRAIAVIQAGTGVGKSLAYCAPAIALALARNTRVVISTATVALQEQLVHKDLPALAKLLPTPFRFALAKGRGRYVCVQKLERLTGVAVEVVDAEPGDDSYGDLFANDDAHDAPESASRPARPAHEVEARLQFYTGVAKTLASGAWDGDRDSLDTPLVAEAWLPMAAEAASCTGKHCPSFNECVYYERRKTLVGAQVIVVNHDLLLATLGNRQLPELDNCLLVLDEAHHLPATALAQFACRMDLGRHGWVERLAQRAVRVGVRFEVTEVADIPAHASQMRQALQETERLVLDLYGDALQADPNAAPGRGPARVRLPLGALPEALQGPLGRVAHHAEGFLEALRVIATALRAELRDQPAMARKLSAVYAQLGALAPRLEQTLDTARLLLRDAPPDGVPTAKWFTLDVDGDQPTLQAHASPLLPGATLRHQLWSKVRGAVLTSATLTSCGSFDFFLRESGLQGDAAATTLEVPSPFDYAAQGRLIAIETRADPRDADYVAQMVQLLMGDLADVRHGALVLFTSREQLRLALEALPPELKPRVLAQTAMPRQQLMATHRHRVAEGQPSIIFGMQSFGEGLDLPGTLCEAVFIAKLPFAPPDDPVGEARAEWLRTVGRDPFSELVVPATAIRLAQWVGRAIRSEEDRASVYCYDRRLVRTSYGQRLLKGLPPFAFSTVRVRGGVAA, from the coding sequence ATGTCATCTTTGGAATGGGCCGCGTCCGCCCTGCAGGCGTTCGATGGGGTGGTCCAGGCCAGTCAGGGTTTCCGCAGCCGAGCGGGCCAGCGGCGCATGGCGGAGCAGGTCGCCAGAACGCTCGCTTCGGCAACGCTCGGCAAGGCGCGAAGCGAGGATGAAAGCGAGGACGATGGCCCGGCCGATCCGCCGGTGCGTGCCATCGCGGTCATCCAGGCCGGCACCGGCGTCGGCAAGTCGCTCGCCTACTGCGCGCCCGCCATCGCGCTCGCACTGGCGCGCAACACGCGCGTCGTCATCTCGACCGCCACGGTCGCGCTGCAGGAGCAGCTGGTCCACAAGGATCTGCCGGCGCTGGCCAAGTTGCTGCCCACGCCTTTTCGCTTCGCGCTGGCGAAAGGCCGGGGGCGTTATGTGTGCGTGCAAAAGCTGGAACGTCTGACCGGCGTGGCCGTGGAAGTCGTCGACGCCGAGCCGGGCGACGACAGCTACGGCGACCTGTTCGCCAACGACGACGCCCACGACGCCCCCGAGTCGGCGAGCCGCCCGGCCCGACCCGCGCACGAGGTCGAGGCGCGGCTGCAGTTCTACACCGGCGTCGCCAAAACGCTGGCCAGCGGCGCCTGGGACGGCGATCGCGACTCGCTCGACACCCCGCTCGTCGCCGAGGCCTGGCTGCCGATGGCCGCCGAGGCGGCGTCGTGCACCGGCAAGCATTGCCCGTCGTTCAACGAGTGCGTCTACTACGAGCGCCGCAAGACGCTGGTCGGCGCCCAGGTGATCGTGGTCAACCACGACCTGCTGCTGGCCACGCTCGGCAACCGGCAGCTGCCCGAGCTCGACAACTGCCTGCTGGTGCTGGACGAAGCGCATCACCTGCCGGCCACGGCGCTCGCGCAGTTCGCCTGCCGCATGGACCTGGGTCGCCACGGTTGGGTCGAGCGGCTGGCGCAACGGGCCGTGCGCGTGGGCGTGCGCTTCGAGGTGACGGAGGTGGCCGACATTCCGGCGCATGCCTCGCAGATGCGCCAGGCGCTGCAGGAAACCGAGCGGCTGGTGCTCGACCTGTACGGCGACGCGCTGCAGGCCGACCCGAACGCTGCGCCGGGCCGGGGTCCGGCGCGCGTGCGGCTCCCGCTCGGGGCGCTGCCCGAAGCGTTGCAGGGGCCGCTGGGCCGTGTCGCGCACCACGCCGAAGGTTTCCTGGAGGCGCTGCGCGTCATCGCCACGGCCTTGCGTGCCGAGTTGCGCGACCAACCCGCCATGGCGCGCAAGTTGTCGGCCGTGTATGCGCAGCTCGGCGCCCTGGCGCCCCGGCTGGAACAGACGCTCGACACCGCCCGGCTGCTGCTGCGCGACGCCCCGCCCGACGGCGTGCCGACCGCCAAATGGTTCACGCTGGACGTCGACGGCGACCAGCCCACGCTGCAGGCGCACGCCAGCCCGCTGTTGCCCGGCGCCACCTTGCGGCACCAGCTCTGGAGCAAGGTGCGCGGTGCCGTGCTCACGTCGGCCACGCTCACCAGCTGCGGCAGCTTCGACTTCTTCCTGCGCGAATCGGGTCTGCAGGGCGACGCTGCCGCCACCACGCTCGAAGTGCCGAGCCCGTTCGACTACGCCGCGCAGGGTCGCCTGATCGCGATCGAAACCCGTGCCGACCCGCGCGATGCCGATTACGTCGCGCAGATGGTGCAGTTGCTGATGGGCGACCTGGCGGACGTGCGGCACGGTGCCCTGGTGCTCTTCACCTCGCGGGAGCAACTGCGCCTGGCGCTCGAGGCGCTGCCGCCCGAGCTGAAGCCGCGCGTGCTGGCCCAGACCGCGATGCCGCGCCAGCAGCTCATGGCCACGCACCGCCACCGTGTGGCCGAAGGCCAGCCGTCGATCATCTTCGGCATGCAGTCCTTCGGCGAAGGGCTCGACCTGCCGGGCACGCTGTGCGAAGCGGTTTTCATCGCCAAGCTCCCGTTCGCGCCACCCGACGATCCGGTCGGTGAGGCGCGCGCCGAATGGCTGCGCACGGTGGGCCGCGATCCTTTCAGCGAACTCGTCGTGCCGGCCACGGCGATTCGATTGGCGCAGTGGGTGGGACGCGCGATTCGCAGCGAGGAGGATCGCGCGTCTGTGTATTGCTACGACAGGCGGTTGGTGCGGACGTCGTATGGGCAGCGGTTGTTGAAAGGGTTGCCGCCGTTTGCTTTTTCGACGGTGCGGGTGAGGGGTGGGGTCGCCGCATAG
- a CDS encoding PACE efflux transporter has translation MQGIKRRVVYISLYEGIAIVAASIGLALMSGEGLGHSGVLAVIASVIAVLWNLTFNALFERWESRQAVRGRSLRRRIAHAVGFEGGLVAFLVPVFAWFLGVSLWQALMMDLGLVVFFLIYTFVFNWGFDRVFGLPASAAGTEAAPQPA, from the coding sequence ATGCAGGGCATCAAGCGTCGGGTCGTCTACATCTCGCTCTACGAAGGCATCGCCATCGTGGCGGCGAGCATCGGGCTGGCCCTGATGTCGGGCGAAGGGCTCGGTCATTCGGGCGTGCTGGCGGTCATCGCGTCGGTCATTGCCGTGCTCTGGAACCTGACGTTCAACGCGCTGTTCGAGCGCTGGGAATCGCGCCAGGCCGTGCGCGGCCGCAGCCTGCGCCGGCGCATCGCGCACGCCGTGGGCTTCGAGGGCGGCCTGGTCGCATTCCTGGTGCCGGTGTTCGCCTGGTTCCTGGGCGTGAGCCTGTGGCAGGCGCTGATGATGGACCTCGGCCTGGTGGTGTTCTTCCTGATCTACACCTTCGTCTTCAACTGGGGATTCGATCGCGTGTTTGGTCTGCCGGCATCGGCTGCCGGGACGGAGGCCGCGCCGCAGCCTGCCTGA
- a CDS encoding LysR family transcriptional regulator, translating into MSFSSDNVDVFLAVLDHGSFSAAARALRRVPSAVSMAIAHLEAELDLPLFDRTGREPRPTAAARSLEPQARLMAAQLKLLQVHALALTQGLESRLTLAIAPELLAAPWSASLATLALEHPLLEVEVLAAPQGDALAMLHSGRAQLALVFERPSLDGREAFQEVASDLMVAVMAPDHPALTAAGGSFREAHLTSTRQIVVAGRDLAISDPRFVFSRHVWRTDNALAALSLITAGLGWGWLPRTFARPHVATGALVEIPFDNLTNGLDLWVDVVWSRERPLGLGAQRFVALIARTKNAAEAADAQASSASR; encoded by the coding sequence ATGAGTTTCTCCAGCGACAACGTCGACGTGTTCCTGGCCGTGCTGGACCATGGCTCCTTTTCGGCTGCCGCCCGGGCGCTGCGCCGGGTGCCATCGGCCGTCAGCATGGCCATCGCCCACCTCGAGGCCGAGCTCGACCTGCCGCTGTTCGATCGCACCGGGCGCGAACCCCGACCGACCGCCGCGGCCCGCTCGCTGGAACCGCAGGCGCGCCTCATGGCCGCGCAGCTGAAGCTGTTGCAGGTGCACGCGCTGGCGCTCACGCAGGGCCTGGAGAGCCGCCTCACGCTGGCGATCGCGCCCGAGCTGCTGGCCGCGCCGTGGAGCGCATCGCTGGCGACGCTGGCGCTCGAACATCCGCTGCTCGAAGTCGAAGTGCTGGCCGCGCCGCAGGGCGACGCGCTCGCCATGCTGCACAGCGGCCGCGCCCAGCTGGCGCTGGTGTTCGAGCGGCCCAGCCTCGACGGCCGCGAAGCGTTTCAGGAAGTGGCGAGCGATCTCATGGTGGCGGTGATGGCGCCCGACCATCCGGCGCTCACGGCAGCCGGCGGCAGCTTCCGCGAAGCGCATCTGACCTCGACGCGCCAGATCGTCGTGGCCGGCCGCGACCTCGCCATCAGCGATCCGCGCTTCGTGTTCTCGCGGCACGTCTGGCGCACCGACAACGCGCTCGCCGCGCTGAGCCTGATCACCGCCGGCCTCGGCTGGGGCTGGCTGCCGCGCACCTTCGCGCGCCCGCACGTGGCGACGGGTGCGCTGGTCGAGATCCCGTTCGACAACCTCACGAACGGGCTCGACCTGTGGGTCGACGTGGTGTGGTCGCGCGAACGGCCGCTCGGCCTGGGCGCGCAGCGCTTCGTCGCGTTGATTGCGCGCACTAAGAACGCGGCCGAGGCCGCCGACGCTCAGGCTTCTTCGGCTTCGCGGTAG
- a CDS encoding homocysteine S-methyltransferase family protein codes for MKPLVYTRGQALPGILSQRIAILDGAMGTMIQRFKLTEEQYRGERFKDFERDVKGNNELLSLTRPDVIRDIHEAYLAAGADMVETNTFGATTIAQEDYKMAHLAREMNVESAKLARAACDKYSTHDKPRFVAGALGPTPKTASISPDVNDPGARNIDFESLRAAYYAQTEALVEGGADLILVETIFDTLNAKAALFAVEEYFDNTGQRLPLIISGTVTDASGRILSGQTVTAFWHSVRHAQPLAVGLNCALGAALMRPYIQELAKVAGDTFISCYPNAGLPNPMSDTGFDETPDVTSRLLHEFAAEGLVNIVGGCCGTTPDHIAAIGQAVAPVPGRVVRNAFYREAEEA; via the coding sequence ATGAAGCCCCTCGTCTACACCCGCGGCCAGGCATTGCCCGGCATCCTCTCGCAGCGCATCGCCATCCTCGACGGCGCGATGGGCACGATGATCCAGCGCTTCAAGCTCACCGAAGAACAGTACCGTGGCGAGCGCTTCAAGGATTTCGAGCGCGACGTGAAGGGCAACAACGAACTGCTCTCGCTCACGCGCCCCGACGTGATCCGCGACATCCACGAGGCTTATCTCGCGGCCGGCGCCGACATGGTCGAGACCAACACCTTCGGCGCGACGACCATCGCGCAGGAGGACTACAAGATGGCGCATCTGGCGCGCGAGATGAACGTCGAGTCGGCCAAGCTCGCCCGCGCGGCGTGCGACAAATACAGCACGCACGACAAGCCGCGCTTCGTCGCCGGCGCGCTCGGCCCGACGCCCAAGACCGCGAGCATCAGCCCCGACGTGAACGATCCGGGCGCCCGCAACATCGACTTCGAATCGCTGCGCGCGGCCTACTACGCGCAGACCGAAGCGCTGGTCGAAGGCGGCGCCGACCTGATCCTGGTCGAGACGATCTTCGACACGCTCAATGCCAAGGCCGCGCTCTTCGCGGTCGAGGAGTATTTCGACAACACCGGCCAGCGCCTGCCGCTCATCATCAGCGGCACCGTGACCGACGCGTCGGGCCGCATCCTCTCGGGCCAGACCGTGACGGCCTTCTGGCACAGCGTGCGCCATGCGCAGCCGCTGGCCGTCGGCCTGAACTGCGCGCTCGGCGCGGCGCTGATGCGTCCGTACATCCAGGAGCTGGCCAAGGTGGCCGGCGACACCTTCATCAGCTGCTATCCGAACGCCGGGTTGCCCAACCCGATGAGCGACACGGGCTTCGACGAAACGCCCGACGTCACCTCGCGCCTTCTGCACGAGTTCGCGGCCGAAGGGCTGGTGAACATCGTGGGCGGCTGCTGCGGCACCACGCCGGACCACATTGCCGCGATCGGTCAGGCCGTGGCGCCGGTGCCGGGTCGCGTCGTGCGCAACGCGTTCTACCGCGAAGCCGAAGAAGCCTGA
- a CDS encoding M23 family metallopeptidase, with protein sequence MILSPPFLPLRVTGSTDDTWLDQAMAQPNSRLPRTEALEGSFPLSYNLALHNGIHLQAPQASGASLPVRAIADGEVVFASEPTALDPSVDHAQNYNPFDPPNVKTAAWTDNGCVILQHKTEIGANGTTPTELVYYSLYMHLSSVAKIAVAPGKSKRPLHKGDAIWRKDEIGTAGQIYGHKGQIHFEICLDAANLQKLIGRVPDWVEPAIAPAALPAPTADGRIDSVFGSLYFYLPASTPTDTGTSLPKNHLRRTGGTTLGTALWVRMTYELGGCTFETFDERGRKVSAMPTEPDVEYELYKLANARHDSLTAPAAGAPASSSPSGWYELLRFGRNLGRGPAATDKDPLPSNAAHWRRIADANGQKVWADLNASGSFKFSDADFLPAMGWNCIQDDTSPNDQRCDSANLKNLIRDPDATNTRRMETSELARRIGDEAVKQKLRRAICKFPSEWDRASVKARYGFVQDFEGFKKAPEAWPNLQKHLEALSFDNLPQGFKDADWRVHPREFIGMMRRCLWLSVNEAIQMFPRSALRKTGATTWANETVSFGRRNLEDNLMPLNRAARKYCITTSQRLSAFYGNAMQETQWFALLAEGGGPSTRYAPWYGRGFLQLTWPANYLRYARFRGMNFSPLLESQLGAAQKTADTSRNNATLQALEGRLPLDLVALRNSLADSRSQRHTPSDSAGAYWAWSEANSSADPAAAFKRVPVITSSGAVVYYTHSSFGNVAATVNVGHPSSNFGSIYGVQARFQAYVSAVLVLTDCEQFADAQGQMKCLPDGWIRRVL encoded by the coding sequence ATGATCCTCAGCCCACCCTTCCTTCCGCTTCGCGTCACCGGCTCGACAGACGACACCTGGCTCGACCAGGCCATGGCGCAACCCAACTCGCGCCTTCCCCGCACCGAAGCCCTCGAAGGCTCCTTCCCCCTCAGCTACAACCTCGCCTTGCACAACGGCATCCACCTGCAGGCACCCCAGGCGAGCGGCGCCAGCCTGCCGGTGCGCGCCATCGCCGATGGCGAAGTCGTCTTCGCCAGCGAACCGACTGCCCTAGACCCCAGTGTCGATCACGCCCAGAACTACAACCCCTTCGATCCACCCAACGTCAAGACCGCCGCCTGGACCGACAACGGCTGCGTCATCCTCCAGCACAAGACCGAAATCGGTGCCAATGGCACCACGCCCACCGAGCTCGTGTACTACAGCCTGTACATGCACCTGTCGAGCGTCGCCAAAATTGCAGTTGCCCCCGGCAAGTCCAAACGACCCCTGCATAAAGGCGATGCGATCTGGCGCAAGGACGAGATCGGCACCGCCGGGCAGATCTACGGCCACAAAGGCCAGATCCACTTCGAGATCTGCCTGGACGCGGCCAACCTGCAAAAGCTCATCGGTCGTGTCCCGGACTGGGTCGAACCCGCCATAGCGCCCGCCGCCTTGCCTGCACCGACCGCAGACGGCCGCATCGACAGCGTCTTCGGCAGCCTGTACTTCTATTTGCCGGCAAGTACCCCGACGGATACCGGCACCAGCTTGCCGAAGAACCACCTGCGCCGCACCGGCGGCACCACGCTGGGCACCGCGCTCTGGGTCCGCATGACCTACGAACTGGGCGGATGCACCTTCGAGACCTTCGATGAGCGGGGCCGCAAGGTGAGTGCCATGCCGACAGAGCCCGACGTCGAATACGAGCTCTACAAACTCGCCAACGCCCGCCACGACAGCTTGACGGCGCCTGCAGCCGGTGCACCGGCAAGCAGCAGTCCCAGCGGTTGGTACGAACTGCTCCGGTTCGGCCGTAACCTGGGCCGCGGCCCGGCGGCGACAGACAAGGACCCTCTGCCTTCCAACGCAGCGCACTGGCGCCGCATCGCCGATGCCAATGGCCAGAAGGTGTGGGCCGATTTGAACGCCAGCGGCAGCTTCAAGTTCAGCGATGCCGACTTCCTGCCGGCCATGGGCTGGAACTGCATCCAGGACGACACCAGCCCGAACGATCAGCGCTGCGATTCAGCCAACCTCAAGAACCTGATCCGCGATCCGGATGCAACGAACACCCGGCGCATGGAGACCAGCGAACTGGCAAGGCGAATCGGCGACGAAGCCGTGAAGCAAAAACTCCGGCGCGCGATCTGCAAGTTCCCGAGCGAGTGGGACCGGGCGAGTGTCAAGGCGCGCTATGGGTTCGTGCAGGACTTCGAGGGTTTCAAGAAGGCGCCGGAAGCTTGGCCCAACCTGCAGAAACACTTGGAGGCGCTTAGCTTCGACAACCTGCCGCAGGGGTTCAAGGACGCGGACTGGCGGGTGCATCCGCGGGAGTTCATTGGAATGATGCGACGGTGCTTGTGGTTGAGCGTGAACGAGGCCATTCAAATGTTCCCTCGGTCGGCGCTTCGAAAGACCGGCGCTACCACTTGGGCGAACGAGACGGTGAGTTTTGGGCGGCGAAATCTCGAAGACAACCTGATGCCGCTGAACAGAGCCGCCCGCAAATATTGCATCACGACATCGCAGCGATTAAGTGCGTTTTATGGAAACGCGATGCAAGAAACTCAGTGGTTCGCATTGTTGGCTGAAGGTGGCGGGCCGAGCACGCGCTATGCCCCGTGGTACGGAAGGGGATTCTTGCAACTTACCTGGCCCGCAAATTACTTAAGGTATGCAAGGTTCAGAGGGATGAACTTCAGTCCGCTGTTGGAATCGCAGCTTGGGGCCGCGCAAAAGACTGCTGACACGTCGCGCAACAATGCGACCTTGCAAGCGCTGGAAGGACGACTACCGCTCGACCTGGTCGCCCTTCGAAATTCTCTCGCGGACTCTAGATCGCAACGACATACGCCGAGCGATAGCGCGGGGGCCTATTGGGCGTGGAGCGAAGCAAACTCAAGCGCCGACCCGGCCGCAGCGTTCAAGAGAGTCCCCGTAATTACGTCGAGCGGCGCTGTTGTCTACTACACACACAGCAGTTTCGGGAACGTGGCGGCGACTGTGAATGTTGGGCATCCGTCGAGCAACTTCGGATCGATATATGGGGTGCAAGCGCGGTTCCAAGCCTACGTTTCCGCCGTGTTGGTGCTGACGGACTGTGAACAGTTTGCGGATGCTCAAGGACAAATGAAATGTTTGCCCGACGGGTGGATCAGGAGAGTCCTATGA
- the hutG gene encoding N-formylglutamate deformylase, translated as MSFTTTEPPFRFRQGKRPLLISMPHVGTHVPPAIAARFSDEARHVPDTDWHLERLYDFADELGASVLVATHSRYVVDLNRPPDNQNLYPGQDTTGLCPVDTFDKTPIYAAGDVPDDVEIAARRDAIWRPYHAQLKTELGRLHARHGTVALWDAHSIRSHVPRFFDGTLPDLNLGTANGTSCDPALADTLLHIATTAPGYTGVLNGRFKGGYITRQYGNPAGGVHAVQLEQTQSSYMQEALPFDYLPEVAAGVQPPVRRMLEAVLAFVEGSAERGSFCSGPGTRTPRARISAY; from the coding sequence ATGAGCTTCACCACGACCGAGCCGCCGTTCCGTTTTCGCCAGGGCAAGCGCCCTCTGCTGATCTCGATGCCGCACGTCGGCACGCATGTACCGCCTGCCATTGCCGCGCGCTTCAGCGACGAAGCGCGGCATGTGCCCGACACCGATTGGCACCTCGAGCGCTTGTACGACTTCGCGGATGAACTCGGCGCCTCGGTATTGGTCGCCACACACTCGCGTTATGTGGTCGACCTGAACCGGCCGCCCGACAACCAGAACCTGTACCCGGGCCAGGACACGACCGGCCTCTGCCCGGTCGACACCTTCGACAAGACGCCGATCTATGCCGCCGGCGACGTGCCGGACGACGTCGAGATCGCCGCGCGCCGCGACGCGATCTGGCGTCCCTACCACGCGCAGTTGAAGACCGAGCTCGGCCGCCTGCACGCACGCCACGGCACCGTCGCGTTGTGGGACGCGCATTCGATCCGCTCGCACGTGCCGCGCTTCTTCGATGGCACGCTGCCCGACCTGAACCTGGGCACCGCCAACGGCACGAGCTGCGATCCGGCGCTGGCCGACACACTGCTTCACATCGCCACCACGGCGCCGGGCTACACCGGCGTGCTGAACGGCCGCTTCAAGGGCGGCTACATCACGCGGCAGTACGGCAACCCGGCCGGCGGCGTGCATGCGGTGCAGCTGGAGCAGACGCAGTCGAGCTACATGCAGGAGGCGCTGCCCTTCGACTATTTGCCCGAGGTCGCGGCCGGTGTGCAGCCGCCTGTGCGGCGGATGCTGGAGGCGGTGTTGGCCTTCGTGGAGGGTTCAGCCGAACGAGGATCGTTCTGTTCTGGTCCCGGTACGCGCACTCCGCGAGCTCGGATTAGCGCGTACTGA
- a CDS encoding formimidoylglutamate deiminase: MTLRSLFAADALLPNGWAKNVALAWDGAGRLVQLEVGAAPAAGAPTAAGPLIPGMPNLHSHAFQRAIAGLTEYRGEAQDSFWSWRTLMYRFASRLGPEQLEAIALGLYVEMLEAGYTSVCEFHYVHHDADGRPYADDATLALALMRAARHAGIGLTLLPVLYQTSGFGGLPPNDGQRRFIRSTDSMLRLLERLKPLCDAQGARLGLAPHSLRAVPPDGLREALAGLHAMDPTAPVHVHIAEQTKEVDDCVAWSGQRPVAWLLDHAPVDARWCLVHATHLDAGEYRRAAASGAVAGLCPTTEANLGDGIFDLPAWRVAGGAWGIGSDSHVCVNAAEELLMLEYSQRLGTRQRNVAADADRPHVATAMTLAAVQGGAQAAGRAIGGLAVGQQADFVVLDATHTALAGLPAHDMLSSHVFASHRTSAIDAVWVAGQPRTAAGRHLFHDSAAAGFVAARRQLLDTP, translated from the coding sequence ATGACGTTGCGGTCGTTGTTTGCGGCCGATGCGCTGCTGCCGAACGGCTGGGCGAAGAACGTCGCGCTGGCGTGGGATGGAGCGGGGCGACTCGTGCAGCTCGAGGTTGGTGCAGCGCCCGCAGCTGGCGCCCCCACCGCCGCCGGCCCGCTGATTCCCGGTATGCCCAACCTTCATTCGCACGCCTTTCAGCGCGCCATCGCGGGCCTGACCGAGTACCGCGGCGAGGCGCAGGACAGCTTCTGGAGCTGGCGCACGCTGATGTACCGCTTCGCGTCGCGGCTCGGCCCCGAACAGCTCGAAGCGATCGCGCTCGGCCTCTATGTCGAAATGCTCGAAGCGGGCTACACGTCGGTCTGCGAATTCCACTACGTGCACCACGACGCGGACGGCCGCCCCTACGCCGACGACGCGACCCTCGCGCTGGCGCTGATGCGCGCGGCGCGGCACGCCGGCATCGGCCTCACCTTGTTGCCGGTGCTCTACCAGACCAGCGGCTTCGGCGGCCTGCCGCCCAACGACGGGCAGCGCCGTTTCATTCGCTCGACCGATTCGATGCTGCGCTTGCTCGAGCGCCTGAAACCGCTGTGCGATGCCCAGGGCGCACGCCTCGGGCTCGCCCCGCATTCGCTGCGCGCCGTGCCGCCGGACGGTTTGCGCGAGGCGCTGGCCGGCCTGCACGCGATGGACCCCACGGCGCCGGTGCACGTCCACATCGCCGAGCAAACGAAAGAGGTCGACGACTGCGTCGCGTGGAGCGGGCAGCGGCCCGTGGCGTGGCTGCTCGACCACGCGCCGGTCGATGCGCGCTGGTGCCTCGTGCACGCCACGCACCTGGACGCCGGCGAATACCGCCGCGCGGCCGCGAGCGGTGCGGTCGCGGGCCTGTGCCCGACCACCGAGGCGAACCTCGGCGACGGCATCTTCGACCTGCCGGCGTGGCGCGTGGCCGGCGGTGCCTGGGGCATCGGCTCCGACAGCCACGTCTGCGTCAACGCGGCCGAAGAGTTGCTGATGCTCGAATACAGCCAGCGCCTCGGCACGCGCCAGCGCAATGTCGCGGCCGATGCCGACCGTCCGCACGTCGCGACGGCGATGACGCTCGCGGCCGTGCAGGGCGGCGCGCAGGCAGCGGGCCGCGCCATCGGGGGACTCGCCGTCGGGCAGCAAGCCGATTTCGTCGTGCTCGACGCGACGCACACCGCGCTCGCCGGCCTGCCCGCGCACGACATGCTGTCGTCGCACGTCTTCGCCAGCCACCGCACCAGCGCGATCGACGCGGTGTGGGTGGCCGGCCAGCCGCGCACGGCAGCCGGGCGCCATCTTTTTCACGACAGCGCCGCGGCCGGCTTCGTCGCGGCGCGCCGCCAACTGCTGGACACCCCATGA
- the hutI gene encoding imidazolonepropionase: protein MTPFASHPSADGLWTRLRAIDGTDTALVVEAGVIRWTGKRASLPARFASMRVHDGGGALVTPGLVDCHTHLVYGGQRANEFAMRLAGASYEEVAKAGGGIVSSVRATREASEDQLFESASSRLRNLLAEGVCAIEIKSGYGLALEHERKQLRVARRLGEAHGVTVRTTFLGAHALPPEYAGRSSDYIDLVCTQMLPALAAEGLVDAVDVFCERIAFSLEETERVFQAAQALGLPVKLHAEQLSDMGGAALAARYGALSCDHIEHLSAAGIAAMREAGTVAVLLPGAYYTLRDTQLPPIAALRKAGVPMAVSTDHNPGTSPALSLLLMVNMACTLFRLTVPEAIDAVTTHAARALGLQATHGAIAAGMPANFVLWNLQEAAELAYWFGQRPVRTVVRQGRIAEGLGA from the coding sequence GTGACGCCCTTCGCATCGCACCCCTCGGCCGACGGTCTCTGGACCCGGCTGCGCGCCATCGACGGCACCGACACGGCCCTCGTCGTCGAGGCCGGCGTGATCCGCTGGACCGGCAAGCGCGCGAGCCTGCCCGCGCGGTTCGCGTCGATGCGGGTGCACGACGGCGGCGGCGCGCTCGTCACGCCGGGCCTCGTCGATTGCCACACGCACCTCGTCTACGGCGGCCAGCGTGCCAACGAGTTCGCGATGCGGCTGGCGGGCGCCAGCTACGAAGAGGTGGCGAAGGCGGGCGGCGGCATCGTCTCCAGCGTGCGTGCCACGCGCGAGGCGAGCGAAGACCAACTCTTCGAGAGCGCCTCGTCACGCCTTCGCAACCTGCTGGCCGAAGGCGTGTGTGCGATCGAGATCAAGTCGGGCTACGGTCTCGCGCTCGAACACGAGCGCAAGCAGTTGCGCGTGGCGCGCCGGCTGGGCGAGGCGCACGGCGTGACGGTGCGCACCACCTTCCTCGGCGCGCATGCGCTGCCGCCCGAATACGCCGGTCGCAGCAGCGACTACATCGATCTCGTCTGCACGCAGATGCTGCCCGCGCTCGCCGCCGAAGGGCTGGTCGACGCGGTCGACGTGTTCTGCGAGCGCATCGCGTTTTCTCTGGAAGAAACGGAGCGTGTGTTCCAGGCGGCGCAGGCGCTCGGCCTGCCCGTCAAGCTGCACGCCGAACAGCTGTCCGACATGGGTGGCGCGGCGCTGGCCGCGCGTTACGGGGCGCTGTCGTGCGACCACATCGAGCACTTGTCGGCTGCCGGCATCGCCGCCATGCGCGAAGCCGGTACCGTGGCCGTCTTGCTGCCCGGCGCGTACTACACGCTGCGTGACACGCAACTGCCGCCCATCGCCGCATTGCGCAAGGCCGGCGTGCCGATGGCCGTATCGACCGACCACAACCCCGGCACTTCGCCCGCGCTCAGCCTGCTGCTCATGGTGAACATGGCCTGCACGCTGTTCAGGCTGACCGTGCCCGAGGCGATCGACGCGGTCACCACGCACGCAGCGCGCGCGCTCGGCTTGCAGGCGACGCACGGCGCCATCGCCGCCGGCATGCCGGCCAACTTCGTGTTGTGGAACCTGCAGGAAGCGGCCGAGCTGGCCTACTGGTTCGGCCAGCGGCCCGTGCGCACGGTGGTGCGGCAGGGGCGCATCGCGGAAGGCCTGGGCGCATGA